A genomic stretch from Candidatus Amarolinea dominans includes:
- a CDS encoding undecaprenyl/decaprenyl-phosphate alpha-N-acetylglucosaminyl 1-phosphate transferase: MTREILIVAAALVLALGITPVARRMAHQFGVLDQPNARKVHVKPTPLLGGVAIYIAFVLALLFLGDLFYVNQVIGIFIGASFVSFLGLVDDSRGLRPLIKLGGQVVAALILVLSGVTADVFPGDGLDIALTVVWVVGITNAMNLLDNMDGLSGGLAAIAAAFFMVLASLSRQYLVGALAAALLGACIGFLRYNFNPASIFMGDSGSLFLGFVLAATAIKLRFPSNVVFVTWMVPVLVLGLPIFDTTLVFVSRLRRGLNPLTTPGKDHISHRLVRLMHGSRREAVLTCYLLAGAFGLIAIFLTQAAVAEAYAVALAVLGICLWALWRLEQVPVSDPPAP, translated from the coding sequence GCATCAGTTTGGCGTGCTGGACCAGCCCAACGCCCGCAAGGTCCATGTCAAACCGACGCCGCTCCTGGGCGGTGTCGCCATCTACATCGCGTTTGTGCTGGCGTTGCTCTTCCTCGGCGACCTCTTCTATGTCAACCAGGTCATCGGCATCTTCATCGGCGCGTCGTTCGTCTCTTTCCTGGGCCTGGTGGATGACAGCCGCGGGCTGCGCCCGCTCATCAAACTGGGCGGCCAGGTGGTGGCCGCGTTGATCCTGGTGCTCTCTGGTGTGACCGCCGACGTCTTCCCTGGCGACGGCCTGGACATCGCCCTGACCGTCGTTTGGGTAGTTGGTATCACCAACGCCATGAACCTGCTCGACAACATGGACGGGCTGTCCGGCGGTCTGGCGGCCATCGCGGCCGCGTTCTTCATGGTGCTGGCCAGCCTGAGCCGCCAGTACCTGGTTGGCGCGCTGGCCGCCGCGCTCTTGGGCGCGTGCATCGGCTTTCTGCGCTACAACTTCAACCCGGCCAGCATCTTCATGGGCGATAGCGGCAGCCTTTTCCTGGGCTTCGTCCTGGCCGCAACCGCCATCAAGCTGCGTTTCCCCAGCAATGTTGTTTTTGTCACCTGGATGGTTCCGGTGCTGGTGTTGGGACTGCCCATCTTTGACACCACGCTGGTCTTCGTCTCACGCCTGCGGCGCGGCCTCAACCCGTTGACCACGCCCGGCAAGGATCACATCTCCCATCGCCTGGTGCGGCTGATGCACGGCTCACGGCGGGAGGCGGTGTTGACCTGTTATCTGTTGGCCGGCGCCTTCGGCCTGATCGCCATCTTCCTCACGCAGGCGGCGGTCGCCGAAGCCTATGCTGTGGCCCTGGCTGTGCTTGGCATCTGTCTGTGGGCGCTTTGGCGCCTGGAACAGGTGCCGGTCAGCGACCCACCGGCGCCCTAA
- a CDS encoding peptidylprolyl isomerase, whose amino-acid sequence MQIHRRMQTALSLTLVGVLLAVLLAACSGVPAPDITVATPTGPAIATQPAPLTPVLPPVDGGTPAVPPVPSQQWTVAPAMTIDPTKLYFATFKTAKGDIKVELFAKTAPITVNNFVFLSKEGFYDDTTFHRVIADFMAQGGDPTGAGTGGPGYQFEDEIDISKQFDEAGYLAMANAGPNTNGSQFFITTAATPWLNGAHTIFGKVVEGMDVVKSLTLRDPQQDAATPGDALVTVEISEGAVSLLPPPTATPTPYPPVMENGRPLAKKAVADREKLYNSAPALLIDKAKKYSATIKTSKGDIEVELFADSAPQSVNSFVLLSKLGYYDEFPINFTQPGAFVLTGSPAGQPASDVGYTLPLEASTTVTHTLGVMGLYYLADKKGSSGSQFYFALGDLPEYDGQFSVMGRITKGTDVAIALTMEDKIVMIEITEK is encoded by the coding sequence ATGCAGATTCATCGTCGTATGCAGACCGCCCTGTCGCTAACCCTGGTTGGCGTCCTGTTGGCCGTTCTACTAGCCGCATGCAGCGGAGTTCCAGCGCCTGACATCACGGTCGCGACCCCGACCGGCCCCGCCATTGCGACCCAGCCCGCGCCGCTGACTCCGGTGCTGCCACCGGTGGATGGCGGCACGCCTGCGGTCCCGCCGGTTCCGTCCCAGCAGTGGACCGTGGCCCCGGCCATGACCATTGATCCCACCAAGCTCTACTTTGCCACCTTCAAGACGGCCAAGGGCGATATCAAGGTTGAACTGTTCGCCAAGACCGCGCCCATCACGGTCAACAACTTCGTCTTTCTGTCCAAAGAGGGCTTCTACGATGACACCACCTTCCATCGTGTGATCGCGGACTTCATGGCGCAGGGCGGCGATCCCACCGGCGCCGGCACCGGTGGCCCCGGCTATCAATTCGAAGACGAGATTGACATCTCCAAGCAGTTCGATGAGGCCGGCTATCTGGCCATGGCCAACGCCGGCCCCAACACCAACGGCAGCCAGTTCTTCATCACCACCGCGGCAACCCCCTGGCTCAACGGCGCGCACACGATCTTCGGCAAGGTCGTCGAAGGCATGGATGTGGTCAAATCGCTCACGCTGCGCGACCCGCAGCAGGATGCCGCCACCCCGGGCGATGCCCTGGTGACCGTGGAGATCAGCGAGGGCGCGGTCAGCCTGCTGCCGCCGCCCACCGCCACCCCCACGCCCTACCCACCGGTCATGGAGAACGGGCGCCCGTTAGCCAAGAAGGCCGTGGCCGACCGCGAGAAGCTGTACAACTCCGCGCCCGCCCTGCTGATTGACAAGGCCAAGAAGTACAGCGCCACCATCAAGACCTCCAAGGGCGACATCGAGGTTGAACTGTTTGCCGACAGCGCCCCGCAGAGCGTCAACAGCTTCGTGCTGCTGTCCAAACTGGGCTACTACGACGAATTCCCGATCAACTTCACGCAGCCGGGCGCGTTCGTGCTCACCGGTTCGCCGGCCGGCCAACCGGCCAGTGATGTGGGCTACACCCTCCCGCTGGAGGCATCCACCACGGTCACGCACACCCTGGGTGTCATGGGTCTTTACTACCTGGCTGACAAGAAAGGCTCAAGCGGCAGTCAGTTCTACTTTGCCCTGGGCGACCTGCCGGAGTATGACGGTCAGTTCAGCGTGATGGGTAGGATCACCAAAGGCACCGATGTCGCGATCGCGCTGACGATGGAAGACAAGATCGTCATGATCGAGATTACTGAGAAGTAA
- a CDS encoding VTT domain-containing protein: MTAGNQPPHGDAAAAPSRWRRWTPRVLALLLALAISITIFALRDRIAQIGAYGYPGVFLISVLASATIVLPAPSLAVVFALGSSLNPVLVGLAAGLGEALGELVGYLAGYSGSAVIEDRARYAQLERLERRYGVWVIFILSVIPNPFFDLAGIAAGMLKFSVLRFFIACWLGKTIKTILVALAGAGAWGAVTQWLR; the protein is encoded by the coding sequence ATGACAGCCGGCAACCAGCCTCCGCACGGCGATGCGGCTGCGGCGCCCTCGCGTTGGCGACGCTGGACGCCGCGCGTGCTGGCGCTGCTGCTGGCTCTGGCAATCAGCATCACCATCTTCGCCCTGCGTGATCGCATCGCACAGATCGGCGCCTATGGCTACCCCGGTGTCTTCCTCATCAGTGTGCTCGCCAGCGCCACCATCGTCCTCCCGGCGCCTAGTCTGGCCGTTGTCTTTGCCCTCGGCAGTTCACTCAATCCTGTGCTGGTCGGCCTCGCGGCCGGGTTGGGCGAGGCGCTGGGCGAGTTGGTCGGCTACCTGGCCGGCTACAGCGGCAGCGCCGTCATCGAGGACCGCGCACGCTATGCCCAATTGGAGCGCCTGGAGCGTCGCTATGGCGTATGGGTCATCTTCATACTCTCGGTGATCCCCAATCCGTTTTTCGACCTGGCGGGCATCGCCGCAGGTATGTTGAAGTTTTCAGTTCTACGTTTCTTTATCGCCTGCTGGCTGGGCAAGACGATCAAGACCATCCTGGTGGCCCTGGCCGGCGCCGGCGCCTGGGGCGCTGTCACCCAGTGGCTGCGCTGA
- a CDS encoding valine--tRNA ligase, which produces MTSEAPDFSFSSFSSFPSFPSFSSLPKTYDFKATEERLYAWWESSGWFKPENAPQPDGEPFVISIPPPNVTGELHQGHALFVTLEDLMIRYARMSGKAALWVPGTDHAGIATQLQVERKLRSEGTSRQEIGRQRFVQACWDWKAKYHGRITGQLRRLGASCDWERERFTMDEGLNAAVREAFVRLYRMGLIYQAEYLVNWSPGLQTAVSDVEVEYSEEQGTLYYFKYPIADAHLDDGPGIGYIPVATTRPETILGDSAVAVHPEDERYRHLIGATCLVPMLKRTIPVIHDTYVDREFGTGALKITPGHDVNDFNIGQRHGLQIINVMNRDATLNENGGPYAGLDRFECRKRLWADMQAAGLTIKAEPYTMQVPRSQRGGEVIEPLVSKQWFVNTRAMAELSLAAVRSGRIQIVPERFNKVFYHWMENLRPWCISRQLWWGHRIPIWYGPDGQPFCARDAQGAAALARRHYGYPVDLTQDEDVLDTWFSSGLWPFSTLGWPADTDDLRRFYPTAVLETGYDILFFWVARMMMMGLLLTNEVPFTTVYLHGLVRDEIGRKMSKTFGNVIDPIEVMDEMGTDALRFTLLTASSPGNDMNLSIERVRGNRNFANKIWNAARFVLSNLERLPASALSVAPQTTLAQRWIRGRLQMVVAEATRLFESYQYGEAGRQAYDFLWGDYCDWYIEIAKNELNDPATALSAGRTLLDVLENALRLLHPFIPFVTEEIWQHLRTFSLQQPAFGLTAWPPALIVQAWPQADPAQMDAAAADHFAHLQEVVRAIRNARAEAGVEPGRRVTALLAAGEFNELFSAQRDVLVNLARLQADTLVIAPTLPVPAQAVTLVAGGITCYLPLAGLVDLGAERARLQAELEQVMVNVERVERTLANSGFVSRAPADVVARERARLAELQQQQASLTARLAAWAS; this is translated from the coding sequence ATGACGAGCGAAGCGCCCGATTTCTCATTTTCTTCATTTTCTTCATTTCCCTCATTTCCCTCATTTTCTTCATTACCCAAGACCTACGATTTCAAGGCCACCGAAGAACGCCTCTATGCCTGGTGGGAGAGCAGCGGCTGGTTCAAGCCTGAAAACGCGCCCCAGCCCGACGGCGAACCGTTTGTGATTTCAATCCCGCCACCCAATGTGACCGGTGAACTGCACCAGGGCCATGCCCTCTTTGTCACCCTGGAAGACCTGATGATCCGCTATGCCCGCATGTCTGGCAAGGCGGCCTTGTGGGTCCCTGGCACCGACCATGCCGGTATTGCCACCCAATTGCAGGTGGAGCGCAAACTGCGCAGCGAAGGCACGAGTCGTCAGGAAATCGGCCGCCAGCGCTTCGTGCAGGCCTGTTGGGACTGGAAAGCCAAATACCACGGTCGCATCACCGGTCAACTGCGCCGCCTGGGCGCCAGTTGCGACTGGGAACGTGAACGCTTCACCATGGATGAGGGACTCAACGCGGCCGTGCGCGAAGCCTTCGTCCGCCTCTACCGCATGGGCCTGATCTACCAGGCCGAATACCTGGTCAACTGGTCGCCGGGCTTGCAGACCGCGGTGTCAGACGTTGAAGTGGAGTACAGCGAAGAACAGGGTACGCTCTACTACTTCAAGTACCCTATTGCCGACGCGCACCTGGACGACGGCCCTGGCATCGGTTACATCCCCGTCGCCACCACGCGGCCGGAGACTATTTTGGGCGACAGCGCGGTGGCCGTGCATCCAGAGGATGAACGTTACCGCCACCTGATCGGCGCCACCTGCCTGGTGCCCATGCTCAAGCGCACCATCCCCGTGATTCATGACACCTACGTGGATCGCGAATTCGGCACCGGCGCGCTCAAGATCACTCCCGGCCATGATGTGAACGACTTCAACATCGGCCAACGCCACGGCTTGCAGATCATCAATGTCATGAACAGGGATGCGACCCTCAACGAGAATGGCGGCCCTTATGCCGGCCTGGACCGGTTCGAGTGCCGCAAACGCCTGTGGGCCGACATGCAAGCCGCGGGGCTGACGATCAAGGCCGAACCCTACACCATGCAGGTGCCCCGCTCGCAGCGCGGCGGTGAGGTGATCGAGCCGCTGGTCAGCAAACAGTGGTTTGTCAACACCAGGGCCATGGCCGAGTTGAGCCTGGCCGCGGTGCGCAGCGGCCGCATCCAGATTGTGCCGGAGCGCTTCAACAAGGTCTTCTACCACTGGATGGAGAACCTGCGCCCCTGGTGCATCAGCCGCCAGCTTTGGTGGGGGCACCGCATTCCCATCTGGTATGGTCCGGACGGGCAGCCATTCTGTGCGCGTGATGCGCAGGGCGCGGCCGCGCTCGCCCGTCGCCACTACGGCTACCCGGTTGACCTGACGCAGGACGAGGATGTGCTCGACACCTGGTTCAGCTCCGGCCTGTGGCCCTTCAGCACCCTGGGCTGGCCCGCGGACACCGATGACCTGCGCCGTTTCTATCCCACCGCGGTGCTGGAGACCGGGTATGACATCCTGTTCTTCTGGGTGGCGCGCATGATGATGATGGGCCTGCTGTTGACCAACGAAGTGCCCTTCACCACGGTCTATCTGCACGGCTTGGTGCGCGATGAGATCGGCCGTAAAATGTCCAAGACCTTCGGCAACGTGATTGATCCCATCGAAGTGATGGATGAGATGGGCACCGACGCCTTGCGCTTCACCCTGCTGACCGCCTCCTCGCCCGGCAACGACATGAACCTGAGCATCGAGCGCGTGCGTGGCAACCGCAACTTTGCCAACAAGATCTGGAACGCGGCCCGCTTTGTGCTCAGTAACCTGGAACGCCTTCCCGCCAGCGCGCTGTCCGTCGCGCCGCAAACCACGCTGGCGCAGCGCTGGATTCGTGGCCGCCTGCAGATGGTGGTTGCCGAGGCAACGCGCCTTTTTGAATCGTACCAATATGGCGAGGCCGGGCGTCAGGCCTACGATTTCCTGTGGGGCGACTACTGCGACTGGTACATCGAGATCGCCAAGAATGAACTGAACGATCCCGCGACCGCGCTCAGCGCCGGGCGCACCCTGCTGGATGTGCTGGAAAACGCCCTGCGCCTGCTGCACCCATTCATTCCCTTCGTCACCGAGGAGATTTGGCAGCATCTGCGCACCTTCAGCCTGCAGCAACCGGCCTTTGGGCTGACGGCCTGGCCTCCTGCGCTGATCGTGCAGGCGTGGCCGCAGGCCGACCCGGCGCAGATGGATGCCGCGGCCGCCGATCACTTTGCGCACTTGCAAGAGGTGGTGCGCGCCATCCGCAACGCGCGGGCCGAGGCCGGGGTGGAGCCGGGCCGGCGCGTCACCGCGCTCCTGGCCGCCGGCGAGTTCAACGAACTGTTCAGCGCGCAGCGCGACGTGTTAGTCAACCTGGCGCGCTTGCAGGCCGACACGTTGGTGATTGCGCCCACTCTACCCGTCCCCGCGCAGGCCGTCACCCTGGTGGCCGGCGGCATCACCTGCTACCTGCCGTTGGCGGGCCTGGTTGACCTGGGCGCCGAACGGGCGCGCCTGCAGGCGGAGTTGGAACAGGTGATGGTCAATGTCGAGCGTGTGGAGCGTACCCTGGCGAACAGCGGCTTTGTCAGCCGCGCCCCGGCCGACGTGGTGGCGCGTGAGCGCGCCCGCCTGGCCGAATTACAGCAGCAGCAGGCCAGCCTCACCGCCCGCCTCGCAGCCTGGGCCTCGTAG